Below is a window of Mycobacterium dioxanotrophicus DNA.
CATCAGCGTGTTCAGCTCGGAGCGTGCCCTGGCCCGCTACCTGGCCGACGAGCACGACCACGATCTGGCCGATCTGGCCACCTACGACGACATCCGCACCGCCGCCACCGACGGGTCTCTGCGGGTCGACGTGTCCGACGAGAACGTCTATGTGCTCAGCGGCATCTCCGACGACATCGCCGACGGACCCGACGCGATCGACCACGATCAGCTCGAGCTCGCGGTGGAACTGCTGCGCGACGTCAGCGACTACGCCGAGGACAAGACCGTCGAGGAAACCCTGGCCGCCACCACGCCGCTCGGGAAATTCGTCGGCCACGTGCTCGACCCGGACAAGGTGAAGGCCCCGGCCGCGCCCTACGCCGACGCTGTCGAACAGTGGGAGACCCTCGAGCGGTTCGTGGAATCGCGGCTTCGGCCCGAGTAGCCGTCGGATGGTGCCGCCGGCAGCCGATGAATTCTCGGCCCGCCGGCGGTCTATCCGCACATGACTTCCACGAGCCGCCTGTCCACCCGCACCGTCACCGTCCCGGGTGCGCGCCTGCACTACGAGGTGCGTGGGGACGGCCCACTGCTGGTGATCCTCGGCGCCCCGATGTCGGCCGCCGAGTTCGCACCGCTGGCGCACGCGCTGGCTGCCGATCACACCGTCGTGACCACTGATCCGCGCGGCGTCGCCGCCAGCGTCGTCGACGACCCGCACCAGGACTCCACCCCCGACCTGCGTGCCGACGACGTCGCGGCCATCATCGACGACATCGGCGCGGATACGGCCGACGTGTTCGGCTCGTCCGGCGGTGCGGTGACGGGCCTCGCGCTGGTCGCCCGGCACCCCGGCCGGGTGCGCACGCTGGTCGCCCACGAGCCACCGCTGCTCGAACTGCTGCCCGATGCCGACGCGCAACGGGCGGCCACCGACGACATCGTCGCGACGTTTCACCGCGACGGGCATCACGCGGCGTTCGCGCAGTTCATGATCACCGCCGGGTTCGACCTGCCCGACGATGCCCAGCCCGGTCCGCCCGGGGAACCGGATCCGAACGAAGAGGCCAACGCGGCGCACTTCTTCGGCCACGAATTGCGGCCCACCACGCGGTACCTACCCGACCTTGAGGCGCTGCGCAGCGCGCGGGTGGTGCTCGGGCTCGGCGTGGATTCGGGGCGGCTGCTCACCCAGCGCACAACCGTCGCGCTGGCCGAGCTACTGGGCGCCTCCCCGTTCATGTTTCCCGGCGACCACGGCGGATTCCTCAGCGAGCCAGGCGTTTTCGCGAACGCGCTGCGACTGGCATTGGCCTAGGGGCGCGATCAGGAGACCCGCGACACCCTGCCGAGCGATGCGCTGTAGAGCGCGTCGCCGACCAACGTGAAGGTTCCGGCATCTCTGCCCAATTGCCATAGCTGCTGACCGGTCGCAGCGTCGTACGCCGTCGTCGCATCAGAACCGAGACCGCCGATGACGGTCTGGTCGCCATTGACGGCTACCAGACCTGGGCCGCTACCGCCCTGTGCGTCGGCGACGAGCGCGCCGGTCGCGTCCGTGCACTTGCGCACCCGCACCCGCGGCGCACCTGCGCCCGGCTCGGCAGTCGGGATCGCGACGATACAGAGGTCACCGATTCCGGACAGGCTGGGGAGGGTGTGCGGTACCAGTGGCACCTGCTGCGACCAGCGGATCTCTCCGGTGGCATCGTCGACCCCGGCGATCTCCCCGTTGTCCTCGCTGTACACGATCGGCAACGCGACCCCCGACGTCGAATTCTCCACCGACCGCGGCAACGTGTAGGAGGTGAGAAGCGCGGTGTGCGGCAGGCGATAGTGCGCATCTTCGGGAATGCTCCACGCTTTCTTCCCGGTGAAGGAGTAGAAGTCGATCCGCTGCTTCGGGTACCGGTCGGGCTGAACATCGACCGAACTGCCACGCACCGACACTGCGATGCCGCGACTGGTGGCGATCAAATCGTCGACTATGCCGATGGAGAACAGATCGTCTCCGGTTTTGGCGTCATAGAACTTCGTGCCCGTGGGCGCCTTCGCCGCGATGATGCGCTGGTCCAGCAAGGGCTGGACCACACCCGTCATCGACTTGGTCCAGAGCTGCTGTCCGGAATCGTCGAACACCGTGACGCCGTTGGTGTTGTCCACATAGGCCAGCAGTCCAGAGCCACTGTGGCCGCTACTGCCGGACTGCCCGGACACGGTGCTCTTCGTGGTTCCGGTCAACATGTCGACGATCGCTGCCGTCTTGTCGCCGACGCACATGGCCGTGTCACCCGACGTGCCGACCACGCAGTAGACGTAGTCACCGTTTGACTTCGGCCATGGCTGCTGCCACAACTGCGAGCCGCCTGCCGCGTCGAGTCCGATGATGGAGTCGCCGAGCTTGACGATGACGGTCTTGCTATCGCCGCCGAGGACACTCATATAACTGCTGGAGTCCCCTGCCGGCGGATAGCTCCACAGCGTGGTGGGCGCCGCGCTCAGCGAGGGCAGCTTGATCTCGGCGGGCGGACGCGCTTCTGCCGACGCGACCTCGGCCTTGCCTGCCGTGGTGTCGGTGTCGGCGTCGGAGCCTCCCGAGCTGAACTTCCACACGACGACCGAACCGATCACCAGGGCGAGGACGACCACCACCGCGGAGACGACGATTCCGATGACCTTGCCGCGGTGCCGCGGACCGTCTGGCGTCTGCGGGGCGAACTGCGGCGGGTAGCCGTAGCCCGGCTGTGGCGGCTGTCCCCACGCCTGCGTTTGCGGGTAGGTCGGAAACCCCGGCGAAGCCCCGAAGACCGGTGGAGCTTCCTGGCGGACCTCGGGTGCGTCGAACGGCGACTCGGTGGACCCCGATGCCCCTGGCTGACCGTCATTGTCGCCCCACGGCGAACTCCCCCACTGGTTCACGTGGGGAGTGTATTGCAGGTTCGCGCCCTGCCCGCACGGATGGTTGCTGGAGCGCGAACCGGCCCATTCCTTCATAACCCGGTCATAATCGGCGTAAATCGTTGTTTTTACGTTTCTCTTGTCCTTATCAGTCATTGCTGCTACTTTTCTGGCCTATATCAACATTGTGATGGGGATCTCATCAGGCCCCGCGTGTTACGGCCGGCACCCTGCGCGACGGGCCCAGAGAGAAATTGGGAGCTTGTGGACGATTCATTGGTCTTCGGTAGTGCCACCGCGATGGCGGCAGCGCTGCGGCGCCGCGACGTATCCGCACGCGAAGTGCTCGCGGCCCACGTCGCGCAGATCGACCGGTACAACGGCGCCGTCAACGCAATCGTGACCCTCGACGTCGAGGGAGCCGAGCAGGCCGCCGCCGAGGCCGACCGGCGGTGCGCGGCGGGTGAACCGCTGGGCCCGCTGCACGGGCTGCCGATCGCGTTCAAGGACACCCACGCCACCGCAGGCCTGCGCACCACCTTCGGTTCTCCCTTGCACGCCAACTGGATTCCAGAGCAGGACGACGAAATCGTGCGACGTATCCAGGGCGCGGGCGCCATTCGGGTCGGCAAGACCAATGTGCCCGAGTTCGCGGCCGGATCCCATTCGTTCAACCCGGTTTTCGGGACGACCCGCAACCCGTACGCCCTGGATCGGTCGGCCGGCGGCAGCAGCGGCGGTGCGGCAGCCGCGTTGGCGAGCGGCATGCAACCCATCGCCGACGGCAGCGACATGGGTGGTTCCCTGCGCAACCCGGCGTCGTTCTGCAACGTCGTGGGTCTACGGCCGACGACGGGCCGAGTTCCCGACCCCGCCGCGGCCTGGGCGTACCCGAACCTGGCGACGTCCGGTCCCATGGGCCGCACCGTCGACGACGTCGCGCTGCTGCTGTCGGTGATCGCCGGGCCGCATCGCGACGACCCACTGTCGCTGGCCGACGACCCGGCCGGGTTCGCCAGCGTGAAACCTGTTGCGCTCAAAGGGCTTCGCGTGGCGTGGGCGCCGACCCTCGGCGACCGCGTCCCGGTCGACGCCGAGGTGCTGGCTCCGCTGGAAACCGCTGCCAAGGTGTTCGCCGAGCTCGGTGCGCACGTCGAGCCCGCGTGTCCCGACCTCGACGGCGCCGACGCGACGTTCCGCACCTTGCGCGCCGTCGAGTTCGACACGCTGTGGGGTGAGCAGCTCGACGCCACGCCGGAGGCGTTCAAGCCCGACCTGGCGTGGAACATTCGGGAAGGCCGTGCCAGAACCGCGGGTGACATCGGCCGGGCGCTGGCCGAACTGACCCGGCTACAGCGGGCCGCCAACGTCTTCTTCGACACCTACGACGTGTTGCTCGCTCCGGTGAGCCAGGTCGCCCCCTTCGACGCCGAACAGCTCTGGCCTACCGAGGTCGCGGGCGTGGCGCAGCACAACTACCTCGACTGGATGGCAGCGGCCTACCTCATCACCGTGCTCGGCGTGCCTGCCATCTCGGTCCCCGCCGGTTTCACTGCCGGCGGGCTGCCCGTCGGGCTGCAGATCATCACGCGCGCTCGTGGCGAACAGGCGCTGCTCGGCGTCGCCGCCGCATTCGAAGCCGCCACCGAACACGGCATCCGGCGGCCCGCCCTCACCTCGGAGAACCGCTCATGACATCGCCTGTCCTGGAAAGCCCGCGGCGCCTCGCCATCGCGGCCGTCCCGATCCTCGGCTTCCTGTCCACGCCCTTCCTGCCCTTCGTCAACGGCCCGCACCTCTGGTTCGGCGTCCCGTCGGTCCTCGTCTGGACCGCGATCTGGGTGATCGGCACCGTCGTCGCCCTGCGCACCGTCGAGGCCTCCTACCGGCGCGACGGCGGCGACGCGCTCGATGCCGCCGAGGCCGCCGACACTGCCGGAGAAGCCCGATGAACGCGCTCACGGTCTACATCGTGATCGGGTTGTTCGCCATCGGCGCGATCGGCGTCGCGGGCAGCCGCGCCAGGAAACTCGACGAGTGGACCGTCAGCGGCCGCAGCTTCCGCCGGTGGCGGTCATGGTTCCTGCAGGCCGGCGAATCGCTGACCACGTTCAGCTTTCTCGGGTTGTCCGGGATCGCGTTCGGCGGCGGCGTCAGTGCCACGTTCGCCCTTGCGTACCTGTCGATCTCGGCGATCGGCATGTATTTCGTCGCGCCCCGGCTGTGGCGACTCGGCAAGGGCCGCGGCTATCTGACCATGGCCGACTTCTTCATCGACCGGTTCGACAGCGTGCCACTGGGCAAGGTGGTCGCGGTGGTCGGCGCCATCTTTCTGCTGCCCTACCTCGAACTGCAGATCACCGGGCTCGGGCTGATCGTCGAGCTGGCCACCGGCAACGCGTCCAGCCGCGGGCTCTCGATGGTCATCGCCAGCGTGCTGGTCATCGTGTTCGTCGTCTGGGCCGGTATCCGCGGCATCTCGCGGGTCGCAGTGGTCAAGGACGCGCTCATGGTGGTCGCGCTGCTCATCGTGGTGGGCGGTGTCGGGTTCGGCATCGCAGGCATCCCCGAGGTCTTCTCACGGGTGCAGGGTGCTCAACCGGAGCTGCTGACCCTGTCCGCGCCCGGGTACGACACCACGTTCTTCGTCACGGCGGTCGTCGTCACCTCGATCGGCGCCGGCCTCAACGTCTTTCCGCACCTGTGGCCCCCGGTGCTGGCCGCGCGCAGCGGTGAGATCCTGCGCAGCAACTACACCTGGCTCGCGTTCTACCAGCTGTTGCTGTTCGCGCCGATCATCGTCGGGCTCGGCGCCACCCTGATCCTGCCGGCCGCCACCACCGGGAACCATGTCCTTCTCGACACCGCGACGCACACCCTGCCGGACTGGCTGGTGGCGGTCATCGCCATCGGCGGTGCCTCGGCGGCGATGGTTCCGGCGGCCGCGATCGTCATGGGCATCTCAACCCTGGTATCCCGCAACCTGATCACCGGTGGTTCCGAGAAGACCCGGATGCGGGTCAACACCGCCGTCGTCGCGGCGGCCATCATCCTGGCGCTCGGCTTCGGACTCGGTGGTGCCAGCATCTCCAGCCTGCTGTTGCTCACCTACGGCGGGCTGACCCAGCTCGCCCCCGCGATCCTGGTGGCACTGCGAGGACGAGTCACTGTGGGCGCCGTCCCGGTGCTGATCGGGATCGTGATCGGAGTACTGGTCGTCAGTTGGATCACGTTCTTCGAGATTCCGATCGGCAGTTGGGATTCCGGCTTCATCGCGCTGGGCCCCAACATCGTGGCAGTGATCATCGCCGAGGCGATCCGACGCCGGATGCCTCGCGCTGCGATCAACCAGGAAGTACCGGTTGCGAGGTGAATACTGAGCCGGTGCCGGAACCACTCGACCCACTCGCCCGACGGATCACCGAGGCCCTCCAGGTCAACGGGAGGGCCTCATGGCGGCGGATCGCACAGGTGCTCGACGAGCCGGTCCGCACCGTTGCCCGCCGCGGTGCCGCACTCTTGGAGGACGGTACGGTTCAGGTCGTCGGCCTGACCGCGTTGGCACCGACGCATCTGCTGCGGCTGCGGTGCCGACCGGACACGGTCCATGCGGTGGCGCGCACCCTGGCATCGTGGCCGCAGACGGTGTTCGTTTACGTCCTGGCCGAATCCGCCGAAGTGATCACCGAGGTGACGGCGGACTTCGACGCGCTGCCAGCACTACTCGGCGCGGAACTGGACGGCGTGCTGACCCACCGCTTGACCCCGGTGCTGCAGTACTTCAGGACCGTCGCCGAATGGCGTGCCGGTGTGCTGAGCCCCGCAGAGGTCGCCGAACTCGAATTGCCCGACGTCCCACCGGAACAGACCCGGACGGGTCTGCTGGTCGACGATGTCGACCGCGCCATCATCGATGCGCTCGTCGCCGACGGGCGCACCCCGTTCGAGACGATCGCGACGCTGGCCGGGTTCTCCGAGGCCACCGCCCGGCGGCGCATCGATCAATTGATCCAGCGCGGTGTGGTCCGTATTCGCGCCGTCGTCGGTCCGGCCCTGCTGGGGCTGCCCGTCGAAGCCCTGCTGTGGATCCGGTGCGCACCCCAGCACGCCGAACACATCGGAACCGCGCTCGCCCGTTCACCTCTCGTGCGTTACGCGGCCATGGTGATGGGCGAGTATCCGGTCGTGGTCGACGTCACCGCCCGCGACGTCGCCGAGCTACGCGACTTTCTCGTCAACGGCCCCTGGGAATCTCGCGTCGAGTCGGTCCACGCGACCCTGCTGATCCAGACCTACAAGCGTGGCGGTGTGGTGACCGCAGCACTGAAATGAAAGGCCCTCAATGCTTCTGACATCTCTCGATGCCGCCACCCGCGATGCGGCGGCGGTCACCATCGGCGAGCAGAGTCTGTCGAGGGCGGAATTGCTCAGTGCGGCAACGGCTCTCACGTCAGCACTGCCGGCCGAGCATCCCGTGGCGGTCTACGCCGAGCCCACGCTGGACACCGTCGTCGCCGTGACCGCCTGCCTGCTGGCCGGTGCGCCCGTGGTGCCCGTCCCGCCCGACTCCGGCAGCGCCGAGCTGCGCCACATCCTGTCCGACGCCGCTGTCGAGTGCTGGGCCGGGCCGGCGCACCCGGAGTCCGACTTGCCGGTGATACCCGCTCGCGGACACGCGGGCGGCGGTGCGGTCCTGCCGCCTGCGGACGACGCCGTCGCGATGATCCTCTACACGTCGGGCACCACCGGAGCCCCCAAGGGCGTCAACCTCAGCCACCGGGCCTTGGCGGCAGGCATCGATGCCGTCGCCGATGCGTGGCAGTGGAGTGCCGACGACACCGTCGTGCACGGCCTGCCGC
It encodes the following:
- a CDS encoding amidase; this encodes MDDSLVFGSATAMAAALRRRDVSAREVLAAHVAQIDRYNGAVNAIVTLDVEGAEQAAAEADRRCAAGEPLGPLHGLPIAFKDTHATAGLRTTFGSPLHANWIPEQDDEIVRRIQGAGAIRVGKTNVPEFAAGSHSFNPVFGTTRNPYALDRSAGGSSGGAAAALASGMQPIADGSDMGGSLRNPASFCNVVGLRPTTGRVPDPAAAWAYPNLATSGPMGRTVDDVALLLSVIAGPHRDDPLSLADDPAGFASVKPVALKGLRVAWAPTLGDRVPVDAEVLAPLETAAKVFAELGAHVEPACPDLDGADATFRTLRAVEFDTLWGEQLDATPEAFKPDLAWNIREGRARTAGDIGRALAELTRLQRAANVFFDTYDVLLAPVSQVAPFDAEQLWPTEVAGVAQHNYLDWMAAAYLITVLGVPAISVPAGFTAGGLPVGLQIITRARGEQALLGVAAAFEAATEHGIRRPALTSENRS
- a CDS encoding outer membrane protein assembly factor BamB family protein, which translates into the protein MNQWGSSPWGDNDGQPGASGSTESPFDAPEVRQEAPPVFGASPGFPTYPQTQAWGQPPQPGYGYPPQFAPQTPDGPRHRGKVIGIVVSAVVVVLALVIGSVVVWKFSSGGSDADTDTTAGKAEVASAEARPPAEIKLPSLSAAPTTLWSYPPAGDSSSYMSVLGGDSKTVIVKLGDSIIGLDAAGGSQLWQQPWPKSNGDYVYCVVGTSGDTAMCVGDKTAAIVDMLTGTTKSTVSGQSGSSGHSGSGLLAYVDNTNGVTVFDDSGQQLWTKSMTGVVQPLLDQRIIAAKAPTGTKFYDAKTGDDLFSIGIVDDLIATSRGIAVSVRGSSVDVQPDRYPKQRIDFYSFTGKKAWSIPEDAHYRLPHTALLTSYTLPRSVENSTSGVALPIVYSEDNGEIAGVDDATGEIRWSQQVPLVPHTLPSLSGIGDLCIVAIPTAEPGAGAPRVRVRKCTDATGALVADAQGGSGPGLVAVNGDQTVIGGLGSDATTAYDAATGQQLWQLGRDAGTFTLVGDALYSASLGRVSRVS
- a CDS encoding alpha/beta fold hydrolase gives rise to the protein MTSTSRLSTRTVTVPGARLHYEVRGDGPLLVILGAPMSAAEFAPLAHALAADHTVVTTDPRGVAASVVDDPHQDSTPDLRADDVAAIIDDIGADTADVFGSSGGAVTGLALVARHPGRVRTLVAHEPPLLELLPDADAQRAATDDIVATFHRDGHHAAFAQFMITAGFDLPDDAQPGPPGEPDPNEEANAAHFFGHELRPTTRYLPDLEALRSARVVLGLGVDSGRLLTQRTTVALAELLGASPFMFPGDHGGFLSEPGVFANALRLALA
- a CDS encoding Lrp/AsnC family transcriptional regulator — its product is MPEPLDPLARRITEALQVNGRASWRRIAQVLDEPVRTVARRGAALLEDGTVQVVGLTALAPTHLLRLRCRPDTVHAVARTLASWPQTVFVYVLAESAEVITEVTADFDALPALLGAELDGVLTHRLTPVLQYFRTVAEWRAGVLSPAEVAELELPDVPPEQTRTGLLVDDVDRAIIDALVADGRTPFETIATLAGFSEATARRRIDQLIQRGVVRIRAVVGPALLGLPVEALLWIRCAPQHAEHIGTALARSPLVRYAAMVMGEYPVVVDVTARDVAELRDFLVNGPWESRVESVHATLLIQTYKRGGVVTAALK
- a CDS encoding sodium:solute symporter family protein gives rise to the protein MNALTVYIVIGLFAIGAIGVAGSRARKLDEWTVSGRSFRRWRSWFLQAGESLTTFSFLGLSGIAFGGGVSATFALAYLSISAIGMYFVAPRLWRLGKGRGYLTMADFFIDRFDSVPLGKVVAVVGAIFLLPYLELQITGLGLIVELATGNASSRGLSMVIASVLVIVFVVWAGIRGISRVAVVKDALMVVALLIVVGGVGFGIAGIPEVFSRVQGAQPELLTLSAPGYDTTFFVTAVVVTSIGAGLNVFPHLWPPVLAARSGEILRSNYTWLAFYQLLLFAPIIVGLGATLILPAATTGNHVLLDTATHTLPDWLVAVIAIGGASAAMVPAAAIVMGISTLVSRNLITGGSEKTRMRVNTAVVAAAIILALGFGLGGASISSLLLLTYGGLTQLAPAILVALRGRVTVGAVPVLIGIVIGVLVVSWITFFEIPIGSWDSGFIALGPNIVAVIIAEAIRRRMPRAAINQEVPVAR